The region TTTTGGCAAGCTTTTGTCCTATGATTCCAGTTAAATCTACAAATCTTCTACTATCTTTATCAAAAGGGATTACTCCTGAAGTTACTTCATTTAAAACAAAAACTATATTACAATCTAGTTGATCTAAAGTCTCTAGTTGTTTTAAAAGTTCTTCTTCCTCTTTTTCAATATTATTAAATATCCACATAGAGATACAATCTACTAAATAAGTCTCTTTTTCTTTTATCAATTTAGTTAAATCTTTTGACTCTTCTAAAGTTGTAAAATTATCTTCCCTACTCTTTTTGTGTTTATCCACTCTTTTATGCATCTCTTTATCATCATAAGAGTTATCATAGGTTGCTATATAAAAAGGCTTGTTTGATGCAAGGCTTAAGGCTTTTAACTCCGCAAGGTTTGACTTACCACTTTTTTGTCCACCAAAATATAAAACTTTCATATTTATCCCAAAAAGCTTTCTATTTTTTCTGTTATGGTTTTTTTATCATGTCCATTTAAAAATCCATAAGCTAAAGCAGCCCCTGCTCCAACCCCCTCTTTTGCTTCTCCACTATCATAAAGTTTTAGTGCAGGATGGCTTGATAAAGCAAAATCAAAATCAGCATAATAAGCATTTAGTTTAAAATCAAGCATCTCTAAAAGTGCTTTGATATCACTATTTTTATCATCATATACCCACTTTGTAGTACACAAAGATAAGTTAGAAGTTTCAAACTCTGCTTCCATAGTTTTTAATACTGCATTTACTATTAGAAGGATACAAGCCATTTGAGTTCCACCTGCTAAGATCACTTTTAGTTTATTGTTTAAGCCTAAAATAACTCCAGCATAAAATATAAGCATATTATCTGCAACTTTACTAAGTACTGAAAATAGATCATCCTCTTTTGAAATATTTTCCAAAGCTTTATTGATAGTTGTATTTCTAATACTATTTGGAACCTCTTTAAATGAACTACTAAACATCTCCCTACACTTATATCCCAATGCCAAAGCAGTTGCAGTTGCGGTTGTTGTTCCACTTGGTACTGATTCTGCTAAGATTAAATAATCATCTTTTAATTCATAAGCTTGTCCAAATACTAATCCCTTTTGAAAAACTGCCATTGCATCTATATTTGCACCCTCAACAATTGATTTTGATGGTTCAATTTGCATATTGTGTATTTTGAAGTATTCTAGTTTTGGTTTTACTTCTATACCTAAATCAAGAAGTTCTATATTTGAAAAGGGGT is a window of Halarcobacter sp. DNA encoding:
- the cobT gene encoding nicotinate mononucleotide-dependent phosphoribosyltransferase CobT, whose product is MIKSIIGNIDFVESLRGKKATYILAMSNTATANIEGITQAGIPGQIYLTPTLDSEFLCSGEVRSLEDVAKTPKGVPTPALITRAVHLLNPFSNIELLDLGIEVKPKLEYFKIHNMQIEPSKSIVEGANIDAMAVFQKGLVFGQAYELKDDYLILAESVPSGTTTATATALALGYKCREMFSSSFKEVPNSIRNTTINKALENISKEDDLFSVLSKVADNMLIFYAGVILGLNNKLKVILAGGTQMACILLIVNAVLKTMEAEFETSNLSLCTTKWVYDDKNSDIKALLEMLDFKLNAYYADFDFALSSHPALKLYDSGEAKEGVGAGAALAYGFLNGHDKKTITEKIESFLG
- a CDS encoding bifunctional adenosylcobinamide kinase/adenosylcobinamide-phosphate guanylyltransferase, with protein sequence MKVLYFGGQKSGKSNLAELKALSLASNKPFYIATYDNSYDDKEMHKRVDKHKKSREDNFTTLEESKDLTKLIKEKETYLVDCISMWIFNNIEKEEEELLKQLETLDQLDCNIVFVLNEVTSGVIPFDKDSRRFVDLTGIIGQKLAKICDEVYEVKFGLESRLK